The Deinococcus sonorensis KR-87 genome includes a window with the following:
- the rplQ gene encoding 50S ribosomal protein L17, which produces MRHGRSGRKLNRNSSSRTALARAQATALLREGRIQTTLTKAKELRPYVEKLITTAKGGTLHDRRLVARDVQDNAVLRKVMDEIAPKYAERTGGYTRILKVGVRRGDGVTMALIELV; this is translated from the coding sequence ATGCGTCACGGACGTTCCGGTCGCAAACTTAACCGCAACAGCAGCAGCCGCACGGCCCTGGCTCGCGCGCAGGCCACCGCCCTGCTGCGCGAGGGCCGCATCCAGACCACCCTCACCAAGGCCAAGGAACTGCGGCCCTACGTGGAGAAGCTGATCACCACCGCCAAGGGCGGCACCCTGCACGACCGCCGTCTGGTGGCGCGCGACGTGCAGGACAACGCCGTGCTGCGCAAGGTGATGGACGAGATCGCTCCCAAGTACGCGGAGCGGACCGGCGGCTACACCCGCATTCTGAAGGTCGGCGTGCGTCGTGGCGACGGCGTCACCATGGCCCTGATCGAACTGGTCTGA
- a CDS encoding RBBP9/YdeN family alpha/beta hydrolase gives MTPTLIIVPGLNDSGPQHWQTLWEHKYGAARVHQDDPDHPVPALWSQRLQEVVDATPGPLVLVGHSCGVLNIVHWAGTHAVPARVLGALLVAPTDAEQADMLDEVRPYAPVPLQPLPFPALVVASENDPYSAFTRAEQMAAAWEAELVTAGEAGHINVLSGHGEWEEGEVLLAECINAWK, from the coding sequence ATGACGCCTACCCTGATCATCGTGCCGGGCCTGAACGACAGCGGCCCGCAGCACTGGCAGACGCTCTGGGAGCACAAGTACGGCGCCGCCCGCGTGCATCAGGACGACCCGGACCATCCGGTGCCGGCGCTGTGGTCGCAGCGGCTGCAGGAGGTGGTGGACGCCACGCCGGGGCCGCTGGTGCTGGTGGGCCACAGCTGCGGCGTGCTGAACATCGTCCACTGGGCCGGCACCCATGCAGTCCCGGCGCGGGTGTTGGGCGCCCTGCTGGTGGCACCCACCGACGCTGAACAGGCGGACATGCTGGACGAGGTGCGGCCCTACGCGCCGGTGCCGCTGCAGCCGCTGCCGTTCCCAGCCCTGGTGGTGGCGAGCGAGAACGATCCGTACAGCGCGTTCACCCGCGCCGAGCAGATGGCCGCAGCCTGGGAGGCCGAACTGGTGACGGCCGGCGAGGCGGGCCACATCAACGTGCTGAGCGGCCACGGCGAATGGGAAGAAGGCGAAGTGCTGCTGGCCGAGTGCATCAACGCTTGGAAGTAA
- a CDS encoding type IV pilus twitching motility protein PilT, with the protein MTGVRPAAGAGHVTVEELLSQMVARRVSDVHLQAGSPPMGRVDGVLVPFGTVTLMPPDTQAMAKSLLTQDQWEDFEYRNELDTAYSLTGVARFRCNIFRQRGAVGIVMRVVGDAIPSFEALGLPVQTMRDFTAAPRGLILVTGPTGSGKSTTLASLVDHINRTLAYNIITIEDPIEILHKNKKSIVVQREVGSDTRDFRSALKYAMRQDPDVIMIGEMRDKETVEAAITAAQTGHLVLSTLHTLDAIRTVNRIIDFFPPHERDQIRILLADSLVGIISQRLLRRADGVGRVLGSELMVNTPLIQDYIKDEHKTAQIKDAMMEDNIRGMHTFDQHLVELYRHSLITLEEAQASASSPHEVRMMITRQGMTF; encoded by the coding sequence ATGACCGGGGTGCGTCCGGCGGCCGGGGCCGGGCACGTCACGGTGGAGGAACTGCTGTCGCAGATGGTGGCGCGGCGAGTCAGCGACGTGCACCTGCAGGCAGGCAGCCCGCCGATGGGCCGGGTGGACGGGGTGCTGGTGCCGTTCGGGACCGTGACGCTGATGCCGCCCGACACCCAGGCGATGGCCAAGTCGCTGCTGACCCAGGACCAGTGGGAGGACTTCGAGTACCGCAACGAGCTGGACACCGCGTACTCACTGACCGGGGTGGCCCGCTTCCGCTGCAACATCTTCCGGCAGCGCGGCGCGGTGGGCATCGTGATGCGGGTGGTGGGCGACGCGATTCCCAGCTTCGAGGCGCTGGGCCTGCCGGTGCAGACCATGCGCGACTTCACGGCCGCGCCGCGCGGCCTGATCCTGGTGACCGGTCCCACCGGCAGCGGCAAGAGCACCACCCTGGCCAGTCTGGTGGACCACATCAACCGCACGCTCGCCTACAACATCATCACCATCGAGGACCCGATCGAGATCCTCCACAAGAACAAGAAGAGCATCGTGGTGCAGCGCGAGGTGGGCTCCGACACCCGAGATTTCCGCAGCGCCCTGAAGTACGCGATGCGGCAGGACCCGGACGTGATCATGATCGGCGAGATGCGCGACAAGGAAACGGTGGAGGCGGCCATCACGGCGGCGCAGACCGGCCACCTGGTCCTGAGCACGCTGCACACGCTGGACGCCATCCGCACCGTGAATCGCATCATCGATTTCTTCCCGCCGCACGAGCGCGACCAGATCCGCATCCTGCTGGCCGACTCGCTGGTGGGCATCATCAGCCAGCGGCTGCTGCGCCGCGCCGACGGGGTGGGCCGGGTGCTGGGCAGCGAGCTGATGGTCAACACGCCGCTGATCCAGGACTACATCAAGGACGAGCACAAGACGGCCCAGATCAAGGACGCGATGATGGAGGACAACATCCGCGGCATGCACACCTTCGATCAGCATCTGGTGGAGCTGTACCGGCACAGCCTAATCACGCTGGAAGAGGCGCAGGCTTCGGCCAGCAGCCCGCACGAGGTGCGCATGATGATCACCCGCCAGGGCATGACCTTCTGA
- the panC gene encoding pantoate--beta-alanine ligase: MTEPTPGLPQAEPQLIRTVADLRSALHGHASVGLVPTMGYLHQGHAQLIRQARAENRLVVVSVFVNPLQFGAGEDLSRYPRDLDHDLRLAGAAGAQLLFAPTPEQMYPDGFVTQVQVGGLAGRLEGASRPGHFDGVATVVLKLLNLVQPQRAYFGEKDWQQLAVVRRMVQDLNHPAQIVGVPTVREPTGLALSSRNSYLSPEQRARAAVLSAGLRAVQAAWAAGERQPEALLQAGLWALQQEPELQLDYLSVVDAELNVLAQLGSSVPSSEQTAATSVLHNTDMTTATAAAARLLIAARMFGVRLIDNMPLIPVQP, encoded by the coding sequence ATGACCGAACCGACACCCGGGCTGCCGCAGGCCGAGCCGCAGCTGATCCGGACGGTGGCTGACCTGCGAAGCGCGCTTCACGGCCACGCCAGCGTGGGGCTGGTGCCGACCATGGGCTACCTGCACCAGGGACACGCCCAGCTGATCCGGCAGGCCCGCGCCGAGAACCGGCTGGTGGTGGTGAGCGTGTTCGTGAATCCGCTGCAGTTCGGGGCCGGAGAGGACCTGTCCCGCTACCCCCGCGACCTGGATCACGACCTGCGGCTGGCCGGGGCAGCGGGCGCCCAGCTGCTGTTTGCGCCCACGCCGGAGCAGATGTACCCGGACGGCTTTGTCACACAGGTGCAGGTGGGTGGGCTGGCCGGGCGACTGGAGGGCGCGTCCCGACCCGGCCACTTCGACGGGGTGGCCACGGTGGTGCTGAAACTGCTGAATCTGGTGCAACCGCAGCGCGCCTACTTCGGGGAGAAGGACTGGCAGCAGCTGGCGGTGGTGCGCCGGATGGTGCAGGACCTGAACCATCCGGCGCAGATCGTGGGCGTCCCGACTGTCCGGGAACCGACCGGGCTGGCGCTGAGCAGCCGCAACAGCTACCTGAGCCCGGAGCAGCGGGCCCGGGCGGCCGTGCTGTCGGCCGGGCTGCGGGCGGTGCAGGCGGCCTGGGCGGCGGGAGAGCGGCAGCCGGAGGCGCTGCTGCAGGCGGGCCTGTGGGCGCTGCAGCAGGAACCGGAACTGCAGCTGGACTACCTCAGCGTGGTGGACGCCGAGCTGAACGTGCTGGCCCAGCTGGGGAGCAGTGTGCCCAGTTCTGAACAGACAGCCGCCACCTCCGTCCTGCACAATACGGACATGACCACGGCGACTGCAGCGGCGGCCCGGCTCCTTATCGCAGCCCGGATGTTCGGTGTCCGGTTGATCGACAACATGCCGCTGATTCCGGTGCAGCCATGA
- a CDS encoding phage holin family protein encodes MAHFLIKLVVNALALWLTARIYGGLSFQPGSGAGGVLVAALVLGIVNALIRPLLLLLSLPVNLLTLGLFTLVVNGVVLSIVAAVTSLNVAGFGAAIVGALILTVVSWLLDAVLNALGVDRQ; translated from the coding sequence TTCCTCATCAAGCTGGTCGTCAATGCCCTGGCGCTCTGGCTGACCGCCCGCATCTACGGGGGGCTGTCGTTTCAGCCGGGCAGCGGCGCCGGGGGCGTGCTGGTGGCCGCGCTGGTGCTGGGCATCGTCAATGCGCTGATCCGGCCGCTGCTGCTGCTGCTGTCGCTGCCGGTGAACCTGCTGACGCTGGGCCTGTTCACCCTGGTGGTCAACGGGGTGGTGCTGAGCATCGTGGCGGCCGTGACCAGCCTGAACGTGGCGGGCTTCGGGGCCGCCATCGTGGGTGCCCTGATCCTGACGGTGGTGAGCTGGCTCCTGGACGCCGTGCTGAACGCGCTGGGCGTGGACCGCCAATGA